A stretch of the Thermoanaerobaculia bacterium genome encodes the following:
- a CDS encoding HigA family addiction module antidote protein, which translates to MPKNGMRPIHPGEILREEYLAPLGLSAHALAVALRVPAPRINDIVRERRAVTPDTAMRLARYFGGDAESWLALQVAYDLRLAEISTAAKIQREIDPRAA; encoded by the coding sequence ATGCCGAAGAACGGAATGCGGCCGATACATCCGGGAGAGATCCTGCGTGAGGAGTACCTAGCGCCTCTCGGCCTGAGCGCACACGCGCTGGCGGTGGCGTTGCGCGTTCCCGCGCCCAGGATCAACGACATCGTCCGCGAGCGCCGGGCGGTGACGCCCGACACTGCGATGCGACTCGCGCGCTACTTCGGGGGCGACGCCGAAAGCTGGCTCGCGCTCCAGGTCGCCTACGACCTGCGCCTGGCCGAGATTTCGACGGCGGCGAAGATCCAGCGTGAGATCGATCCGCGCGCGGCCTGA
- a CDS encoding type II toxin-antitoxin system RelE/ParE family toxin — translation MIKAFADKDTGAIFAGRCPRRWLSIRAQAERKLAMLHAARTLEFLRSPPGNRLEALHGDRLGQHSIRINDRWRICFRWSGGDAFDVEIVDYH, via the coding sequence GTGATCAAGGCATTCGCCGACAAGGACACCGGGGCGATTTTCGCAGGTCGGTGCCCGCGCCGGTGGCTCTCGATCCGGGCGCAGGCGGAACGGAAGCTCGCGATGCTCCATGCCGCCCGAACGCTCGAGTTCCTGCGCTCGCCGCCCGGGAACCGGCTCGAAGCTTTGCACGGCGACCGCCTGGGGCAGCACAGCATTCGGATCAACGACCGCTGGCGCATCTGCTTTCGCTGGTCGGGTGGAGATGCCTTCGACGTCGAGATCGTGGATTACCATTGA